The proteins below are encoded in one region of Aquisphaera giovannonii:
- a CDS encoding HD domain-containing protein, producing the protein MEPDIPRILREVLKDYALPWDGDHGVAHWARVLENGERLAKATGADLAVVRLFAVLHDSRRVNEHGDPGHGARGAELARELRGLLFDLDDPRFRLLHRACAGHTDETTHPDVTIRTCWDADRLDLGRVGIEPDPQWLGTDAARDPEMLKWADGRATFGVIPQLVRDEWGIDLANLSRTRRGRAAGW; encoded by the coding sequence GTGGAGCCGGACATCCCCCGCATCCTCCGCGAGGTCCTGAAGGACTACGCCCTGCCATGGGACGGCGACCACGGCGTCGCCCACTGGGCGCGGGTGCTCGAGAACGGGGAACGGCTGGCGAAGGCCACCGGGGCGGACCTCGCCGTCGTCCGGCTCTTCGCCGTCCTGCACGACTCCCGCCGCGTGAACGAGCACGGCGACCCGGGCCACGGCGCCCGCGGGGCCGAGCTCGCGAGGGAGCTGCGCGGCCTGCTCTTCGACCTGGACGATCCGCGCTTCCGCCTCCTCCATCGGGCCTGCGCCGGGCACACGGACGAGACCACCCACCCCGACGTCACCATCCGCACCTGCTGGGACGCCGACCGCCTGGACCTCGGCCGCGTGGGCATCGAGCCCGATCCTCAATGGTTGGGCACCGACGCCGCCCGCGATCCCGAGATGCTCAAGTGGGCGGACGGCCGCGCGACGTTCGGCGTGATCCCGCAGCTCGTCCGAGACGAGTGGGGGATCGACCTGGCGAATCTGAGCCGGACACGCCGCGGGCGAGCCGCGGGCTGGTAA
- a CDS encoding TIGR03435 family protein, whose translation MNLAALSLALIAALPADGPEPPAVGAPAPRLSPAELLQAPKGAGVAWADLKGQVVVIEFWATWCGPCVEAIPHLHDLAERFRGRPVRFLAITDEEPRVIRRFLEKTPMKAWVGLAGEATFEAYGVRERPLTVVVDAAGRVAARTTPNNITPELIDAVLAGEAGAISRPIARLEIRPYLGKAGVHREEPAGGGLRMTNVGLRPLLSYAHRVPLTRIDARMPLPDQAFDVDIEVAGADRKALRPLLSATIEATFRLRATLQPREADVLVLRRAPGKEPPPPAAGELDQLRSSPGSYSATRRTMGEFALDLEGMLGRPVVDETGLAGACRVDVRWNRGELESTAAALRDQLGLDLVPETRRLPFLVVEPQDGAGR comes from the coding sequence ATGAATCTCGCGGCGCTCTCGCTGGCCCTGATCGCGGCCCTTCCGGCCGACGGCCCCGAGCCCCCGGCGGTCGGTGCCCCCGCGCCGAGGCTCTCCCCGGCGGAGCTCCTCCAGGCGCCCAAGGGCGCCGGGGTCGCGTGGGCGGACCTGAAAGGTCAGGTCGTGGTGATCGAATTCTGGGCGACCTGGTGCGGGCCCTGCGTCGAAGCGATCCCCCACCTGCACGACCTGGCGGAGCGGTTCCGCGGCCGGCCCGTGCGCTTCCTCGCGATCACGGACGAGGAGCCCCGGGTGATCCGCCGCTTCCTGGAAAAGACGCCCATGAAGGCCTGGGTCGGGCTGGCCGGCGAGGCGACCTTCGAGGCCTATGGGGTGCGCGAACGGCCCCTGACCGTGGTCGTGGACGCGGCAGGCCGGGTCGCGGCCCGGACCACGCCGAACAACATCACCCCGGAACTGATCGACGCGGTCCTCGCCGGAGAGGCCGGGGCGATCTCCCGGCCGATCGCCCGCCTCGAGATCCGCCCCTACCTCGGCAAGGCCGGGGTGCATCGGGAGGAGCCGGCCGGGGGCGGCCTCCGGATGACGAACGTGGGCCTGCGGCCGCTGCTCTCGTACGCCCACCGCGTCCCCCTGACGCGCATCGACGCCCGCATGCCGCTCCCGGATCAGGCGTTCGACGTGGACATCGAGGTCGCCGGCGCGGACCGCAAGGCGCTGCGGCCCCTCCTGTCGGCGACGATCGAGGCGACCTTCCGCCTCCGGGCGACGCTGCAGCCGCGCGAGGCGGACGTGCTGGTCCTCCGCAGGGCCCCGGGCAAGGAACCTCCCCCGCCGGCCGCCGGGGAGCTGGATCAGCTCCGGTCCTCGCCCGGGTCGTACTCCGCGACGCGGCGCACGATGGGTGAGTTCGCCCTGGACCTCGAGGGGATGCTGGGCCGCCCGGTTGTGGACGAGACGGGGTTGGCCGGCGCGTGTCGCGTGGACGTCCGCTGGAACCGGGGCGAGCTGGAATCCACGGCGGCCGCCCTCCGCGACCAGCTCGGGCTAGATCTCGTGCCGGAGACGCGTCGCCTGCCCTTCCTCGTCGTCGAGCCTCAGGACGGCGCGGGCCGCTGA
- a CDS encoding efflux RND transporter periplasmic adaptor subunit: protein MNDAALMEDRIAGGDAAAPAAAPAHVHEHGEEPPPRKPPFTRLLGLGAFLAVSLAGLSWAGIQGREHQRVERDAVQHVVRDEKPRVLTVVAAKAPGTVDQVLPATASPLYQTSVYARTSGYLKRRLVDIGDRVKEGQLLAEIETPEVDSQLLRARATLNQSKATLERDRASERLAHLTLMRTRRLHGTANVSHQEYDDAEAAYKVAVATTKVSEAVIEANAADVKRLEDLQAFQKVVAPFDGVITARNYDAGALIVADDAKSAELFHVARNDTLRVVADVPQVYATAIRPGLEAPVFRREAPGREFPGRVVRTTGRVDPSTRTLRVEAEVPNPDDALLPGMYLLVRFRLEAPSNVVQVPGAAIIARAEGTKLATLDADGALRYRKVTVGRDFGNTVEVVSGLSPGETVVIRPGDDLPEGAKVEPVPSAAL from the coding sequence ATGAACGACGCGGCTTTGATGGAAGACCGGATTGCCGGTGGTGACGCAGCCGCACCCGCCGCCGCCCCCGCGCACGTGCACGAGCACGGCGAGGAACCCCCGCCGAGGAAGCCCCCGTTCACCCGGCTGCTCGGCCTCGGCGCGTTCCTGGCCGTCTCGCTGGCGGGGCTCTCCTGGGCCGGCATCCAGGGGCGGGAGCACCAGAGGGTCGAGCGCGACGCCGTCCAGCACGTCGTCCGCGACGAGAAGCCGCGCGTCCTCACCGTGGTCGCGGCCAAGGCCCCCGGGACGGTGGACCAGGTCCTCCCCGCGACGGCCTCGCCGCTCTATCAGACCTCGGTCTACGCGCGGACGAGCGGCTACCTCAAGCGACGGCTCGTGGACATCGGCGACCGGGTCAAGGAGGGCCAGCTCCTCGCCGAGATCGAGACGCCGGAGGTTGACAGCCAGCTCCTCCGCGCCCGGGCCACGCTCAACCAGTCGAAGGCCACGCTCGAGCGCGACCGCGCCAGCGAACGCCTGGCGCACCTCACCCTGATGAGGACGCGACGCCTCCACGGCACGGCGAACGTGTCCCACCAGGAATACGACGACGCCGAGGCCGCCTACAAGGTCGCGGTCGCCACGACGAAAGTCTCCGAGGCCGTCATCGAGGCCAACGCCGCGGACGTGAAGCGCCTGGAGGACCTCCAGGCCTTCCAGAAGGTCGTCGCCCCGTTCGACGGCGTGATCACCGCCCGGAACTACGACGCGGGCGCCCTGATCGTGGCCGACGACGCGAAGTCCGCGGAGCTCTTCCACGTCGCCCGGAACGACACCCTCCGGGTCGTGGCCGACGTCCCGCAGGTCTACGCGACGGCCATCCGCCCCGGCCTGGAGGCCCCGGTCTTCCGCCGCGAGGCCCCCGGCCGCGAGTTCCCCGGCAGGGTCGTCCGCACGACCGGCCGGGTGGACCCGAGCACCCGGACCCTCCGCGTCGAGGCCGAGGTGCCCAACCCCGACGACGCCCTGCTTCCCGGCATGTACCTGCTGGTCCGCTTCCGGCTCGAGGCCCCCTCGAACGTCGTCCAGGTCCCAGGCGCCGCGATCATCGCCCGGGCGGAAGGCACGAAGCTCGCCACGCTCGACGCCGACGGCGCCCTCCGCTACCGGAAGGTTACCGTCGGCCGCGATTTCGGCAACACCGTGGAGGTCGTCTCCGGCCTCTCCCCGGGCGAGACCGTCGTCATCCGCCCCGGCGACGACCTCCCCGAGGGTGCCAAGGTCGAGCCCGTCCCCTCGGCGGCACTCTGA
- a CDS encoding dipeptidase, whose product MMRLGEVVGWVVLGTVAVQGASACTNIVVGRKATRDGSVLITYSSDIAIMPRLLRVPGGSHAAGETVEVKGWEADDVRGRIPQASTTYTVLGLVNEHQVSMGETTTGGRRELRDRKGLLDYDALMLLVLERARTAREAIALVDALCREHGYGSSAETFSIADRHEAWIMELINKGPGQKGIVWVAARVPDDCLTVHANMSRITTFPLDDPNNWLYAKDVISFAAEKGYYDPKSGRPFSYRDAYHPDHGPSARRACAGRVWSVYRRAAPSRDFSDAWFRGEPGAEDYPLFIKPDRPLSVGDAMALMRDHFEGTPYDMTKGADAGPFGSPLRLRPLVFKVDGKEYMWERPISSPHAGFTIVNQTRASLPDLVGGLTWFTPDDASTSCFTPFYACMEALPEPYTTGDYRTFSWQSAYWVMNVVSNATYDRWSHVIPDVRAAQAEQEGTLLKMQPAIEEAAAKLAATDPKLARSFLTNYSLSSAETVFDRWRKLAEAIFAKHVDGYIKDAHGEAHETGYPEAWLRHVIESHPGRFSPPGKIGLTDY is encoded by the coding sequence ATGATGAGGCTGGGCGAGGTCGTTGGGTGGGTCGTCCTCGGGACGGTCGCGGTGCAGGGGGCTTCGGCCTGCACGAACATCGTCGTCGGCCGCAAGGCGACGAGGGACGGCTCGGTGCTGATCACCTACTCGTCGGACATCGCCATCATGCCGAGGCTCCTCCGCGTGCCGGGCGGTTCGCACGCGGCGGGGGAGACGGTCGAGGTGAAAGGCTGGGAGGCCGACGACGTCCGCGGCCGGATCCCCCAGGCCTCGACGACCTACACGGTCCTCGGGCTGGTCAACGAGCATCAGGTGTCGATGGGCGAGACGACGACCGGCGGGCGCCGGGAGCTTCGTGACCGCAAGGGGCTGCTTGACTACGACGCGCTCATGTTGCTGGTCCTCGAGCGTGCCCGGACGGCCCGCGAGGCGATCGCCCTGGTGGACGCCCTATGCCGCGAGCACGGATACGGCAGCTCCGCCGAGACGTTCTCCATCGCCGACCGCCACGAGGCCTGGATCATGGAACTGATCAACAAGGGCCCCGGCCAGAAGGGGATCGTCTGGGTCGCCGCCCGCGTCCCGGACGACTGCCTCACCGTCCATGCCAACATGAGCCGGATCACCACGTTCCCGCTCGATGATCCGAACAACTGGCTGTATGCGAAGGACGTGATCTCGTTCGCCGCCGAGAAGGGCTACTACGACCCGAAGTCCGGCAGGCCGTTCAGCTACCGCGACGCCTACCACCCCGACCACGGCCCGTCCGCCCGCCGCGCCTGCGCCGGGCGGGTCTGGAGCGTCTACCGCCGCGCCGCCCCGTCGCGGGACTTCTCCGACGCCTGGTTCCGCGGCGAGCCCGGCGCGGAGGACTACCCGCTCTTCATCAAGCCCGACCGGCCGCTGTCCGTCGGCGACGCGATGGCCCTGATGCGAGATCACTTCGAGGGGACGCCCTACGACATGACGAAGGGCGCCGACGCCGGCCCGTTCGGAAGCCCGCTCCGGCTCCGCCCGCTGGTCTTCAAGGTGGACGGCAAGGAGTACATGTGGGAGCGCCCGATCTCCTCGCCGCACGCCGGCTTCACGATCGTGAATCAGACCCGCGCGAGCCTGCCGGACCTCGTCGGCGGCCTGACCTGGTTCACGCCGGACGACGCCTCCACGTCGTGCTTCACGCCCTTCTACGCCTGCATGGAGGCCCTCCCCGAGCCGTACACGACGGGCGATTACCGGACGTTCTCCTGGCAATCGGCCTACTGGGTGATGAACGTCGTCTCCAACGCAACGTATGACCGCTGGTCGCACGTCATCCCGGACGTCCGCGCCGCGCAGGCCGAGCAGGAAGGGACGCTCCTGAAGATGCAGCCGGCCATCGAGGAGGCCGCCGCGAAGCTCGCCGCGACCGACCCGAAGCTGGCCCGATCCTTCCTGACCAATTACAGCCTGTCATCGGCCGAGACGGTCTTCGACCGCTGGCGGAAGCTCGCCGAGGCGATCTTCGCGAAGCACGTCGACGGGTACATCAAGGATGCCCACGGGGAGGCCCACGAGACTGGTTACCCCGAGGCCTGGCTCCGCCACGTCATCGAGTCCCATCCCGGACGCTTCTCGCCGCCAGGGAAGATCGGGCTGACGGATTACTGA
- the uvsE gene encoding UV DNA damage repair endonuclease UvsE produces MIRFGLCCIFCEQPIKFFTTTAAALSRMPRADALRKVEALCLANAESLMAALKYCAGAGIGCFRIQSQILPVKTHPGQGYAIGDLPEAAAIEAAFRACGAFAREAGLRTCFHPDQFVVLNSPRPDVIESSIRELEYQAEVAEWVGADVMNIHAGGAYGDKTQAMAEFARGLSRLSDRVRSRLTVENDDRTYTPADLLPLCRAEGLPLVYDVHHHRCKKDDLSVEQATADAIATWDREPLFHLSSPIDGWEGKAPHRHHDYVDPADFPACWRALDLTVEVEAKAKELAVLRLMEDLRRDAPAARGRKVKAAPRARSTS; encoded by the coding sequence ATGATCCGTTTCGGCCTCTGCTGCATCTTCTGCGAGCAGCCGATCAAGTTCTTCACGACGACCGCCGCCGCGCTGTCGCGGATGCCGAGGGCGGACGCCCTCCGCAAGGTCGAGGCGCTCTGCCTGGCGAACGCGGAATCGTTGATGGCCGCCCTGAAGTACTGCGCGGGGGCGGGCATCGGCTGCTTCCGGATCCAGAGCCAGATCCTCCCCGTGAAGACGCACCCCGGCCAGGGATATGCGATCGGCGACCTCCCGGAGGCGGCGGCCATCGAGGCGGCCTTCCGCGCCTGCGGGGCATTCGCACGCGAGGCGGGGCTGCGGACGTGCTTCCACCCCGACCAGTTCGTCGTGCTCAACTCGCCGCGGCCGGACGTCATCGAGTCGTCGATCCGCGAGCTGGAGTACCAGGCGGAGGTCGCCGAATGGGTCGGCGCCGACGTGATGAACATCCACGCCGGCGGCGCCTACGGGGACAAGACCCAGGCGATGGCCGAGTTCGCGAGGGGCCTGTCGCGGCTCTCCGATCGCGTCCGGTCGCGGCTGACCGTGGAGAACGACGACCGGACGTATACCCCGGCCGACCTCCTGCCCCTCTGCCGCGCGGAAGGGCTGCCGCTGGTCTACGACGTGCACCACCACCGCTGCAAGAAGGACGACCTCTCGGTCGAGCAGGCCACCGCGGACGCGATCGCCACGTGGGACCGCGAGCCGCTCTTCCACCTCTCCAGCCCGATCGACGGTTGGGAGGGCAAGGCCCCGCACCGGCACCACGACTATGTGGACCCGGCCGACTTCCCCGCCTGCTGGCGGGCGCTCGACCTGACCGTGGAGGTGGAGGCCAAGGCGAAGGAGCTCGCGGTGCTGCGGCTGATGGAGGACCTCCGCCGCGACGCGCCGGCCGCGCGCGGCCGGAAGGTCAAGGCTGCGCCTCGAGCACGAAGTACATCTTGA
- a CDS encoding SIR2 family NAD-dependent protein deacylase has protein sequence MSPATPSSVEDGPRGVSQSLLEDSRVIDRIVQRMGGARRLLFITGAGMSADSGLPTYRGRDGIYRAQQATPHGPSIEQALSGSMFEERPEVTWHYLLELEKSGRGAGPNRGHRVLAEMEDYFESIWILTQNVDSLHQRAGSRNVLDIHGSLHDLICPECGRHRVVPDFEDLDLPPRCPDCRAIVRPRVVLFGEDLPYDKLARLWQELRDGFDLVFSIGTSSLFDYIVEPIRRARQRGIPTVEINPEMTTVTPLVDYKVRTGAAAALDQIWERYLAFWPWS, from the coding sequence ATGAGTCCTGCCACGCCTTCGTCCGTGGAAGACGGGCCCCGGGGCGTCTCGCAGTCCCTGCTGGAGGATTCGCGCGTCATCGACCGGATCGTGCAGCGGATGGGCGGGGCCCGCCGGCTCCTGTTCATCACGGGCGCGGGGATGTCGGCCGACTCGGGCCTGCCCACGTACCGCGGCCGGGACGGGATCTACCGGGCCCAGCAGGCCACCCCGCATGGGCCCTCGATCGAGCAGGCGCTCTCCGGATCGATGTTCGAGGAGCGGCCCGAGGTCACCTGGCACTACCTCCTGGAACTCGAGAAGTCGGGCCGCGGGGCCGGCCCGAATCGCGGCCATCGCGTGCTGGCGGAGATGGAGGACTACTTCGAATCGATCTGGATCCTCACCCAGAATGTCGACAGCCTGCACCAGCGCGCCGGATCGCGGAATGTCCTGGACATTCACGGGAGCCTGCACGACCTCATCTGCCCGGAATGCGGCCGGCATCGCGTGGTCCCCGATTTCGAGGACCTCGACCTCCCGCCCCGGTGCCCGGACTGCCGCGCGATCGTCCGCCCGCGGGTCGTGCTCTTCGGCGAGGACCTGCCCTACGACAAGCTTGCGAGGCTCTGGCAGGAGCTTCGCGACGGCTTCGACCTGGTCTTCAGCATCGGGACGAGCAGCCTCTTCGACTACATCGTCGAGCCGATCCGCCGGGCCCGGCAGCGGGGCATCCCCACCGTCGAGATCAACCCCGAGATGACGACGGTCACGCCGCTGGTGGATTACAAGGTCCGCACCGGGGCCGCGGCCGCCCTCGATCAGATCTGGGAGCGATACCTCGCCTTCTGGCCCTGGAGCTGA